Below is a window of Methanobacterium sp. Maddingley MBC34 DNA.
CGATTACAGAATATTTTAAACCCAGTATCTATCTTTTCATAATCAAAACCTAGAGATTTTAGTAGTTGACCAGTTTTCTGTAATTTGTCAGTTTCTAAGGCCAGGAAGCTTTGTTCATTGGCATTTACAATATCGATACTGCCTTCCTGAATCAGCTTTCCCTTATCAATAATTCCTATATAATCTGCGATCTGCTGTACTTCCAGGAGCAGATGGCTGGATACAAAAATGGTTATGCCCATTGATTGGGAGAGATGGCGAATTAACTTCCGCATTTCTATGATTCCTGCAGGATCTAGACCATTGGTTGGTTCATCAAGGATGAGTATTCTGGGAGAATGTACTAGGGCATTGGCTATGCCTAAACGTTGTTTCATCCCCAGTGAGAATTTTCCCACTTTTTTAGTATTAATACTTGGATCCCCGCTCAGGCCCACTGTCTCCAGTGCCTCATTTATCCTCTCTTCAGGGGCTTTGAACATTTTGGCAGTTATCTCCAGGTTCTCATAGGCGGGAAGGTTGGGGTAAAATCCAGGAGTTTCAATTATGGCCCCAATATCTGCCAGGTATTGACTGCGGTTTCTCCCGATTTTACGGCCAAAAATCTTAACATTTCCATTATCCGGCCTTATGAGACCCATTATCATTCTTATAGTTGTGGTTTTTCCGGATCCGTTTCTTCCCAGGAAACCGTAAACCTTTCCTGCCGGGACCTTAATTTCCAGATCATTAACTGCTTTAAAATCACCGTAATTTTTGGTGAGATGGGCAGTTTCAATTGCATAATTCATTACACACCTCATTTTAGCGTTTAGATATATGGGGATTCAATTTACGAGGAAATACATTATAACTCCCCTTTAAAGATTTTTTTTATGAATCCCTAGCTAAAATGAGATTTATTTAGAATAAAAAGATTTTTCCAGTTCTCTTCTGGATCAGTTCCAGGTCTATTCCAGATCTTTTCCACATCAATGTTAGAAAATAATTTCCTTACACATCATCCTTAAATTAGCAAAAATGATTTTATTATCTTAGAAAAATGAGATGAATAATCTAAAAAAATGAGCAAAATATCTTGAAAAAAAGATAATTAATATTTATTTGATTTATTCCCTTGTTATCTTAACCAGTATAGATAGTGCCACTAGTTGCACCAGGTTAATCAAAAATAAAGGGAGTCTGG
It encodes the following:
- a CDS encoding ABC-type multidrug transport system, ATPase component (PFAM: ABC transporter), producing MNYAIETAHLTKNYGDFKAVNDLEIKVPAGKVYGFLGRNGSGKTTTIRMIMGLIRPDNGNVKIFGRKIGRNRSQYLADIGAIIETPGFYPNLPAYENLEITAKMFKAPEERINEALETVGLSGDPSINTKKVGKFSLGMKQRLGIANALVHSPRILILDEPTNGLDPAGIIEMRKLIRHLSQSMGITIFVSSHLLLEVQQIADYIGIIDKGKLIQEGSIDIVNANEQSFLALETDKLQKTGQLLKSLGFDYEKIDTGFKIFCNREENVIINKKLVDNQINVYNLESVSKTLEERFLGITNSQELVV